A genomic window from Agreia sp. COWG includes:
- a CDS encoding esterase family protein: MNSLLDISITSGPFVIVVYGLALAAIVLLVLRRPGRLWHRGRWRTAALVSAVAGALVGLLLTFILSDWLDLFGAELTTVVRVWIALGFAGIGVAVASMVRASWLRVVAASLAAVLFLATAAMTVNLDFGQYPTVRSALGISAVVDESVKPLPDPAAADSSLDTWVAPSGMPTKGTLTSVTIPATKSGFAARPAVVYLPPAALTADPPKLPVLVMLSGQPGTPQDPLVTEKLGKSLDEYAAAHQGLAPIVVSPDQLGDPSANPMCVDSKLGNSATYLTVDVPTWIKANLGVIDDPHYWGIGGLSQGGTCAMQFGTGYPNLFSVILNASSEQYPRAGNPQASADAAFGGSLEKYQAAWPENIMKAHGPYPDTFAVFGVGSEDDKFMPGVKKLYADATAAGMTATYLEAPGSAHDVTTWTYVFSKGLVLIADHWNLNR; this comes from the coding sequence GTGAACAGCCTGCTCGACATCAGCATCACCTCCGGACCCTTCGTGATCGTGGTCTACGGCCTCGCCCTCGCGGCAATCGTTCTGCTGGTGCTGCGCCGACCCGGCCGGCTGTGGCACCGCGGCCGCTGGCGCACAGCCGCGCTCGTCTCCGCCGTCGCCGGAGCCCTGGTGGGCCTGCTGCTCACCTTCATCCTCTCTGACTGGCTCGACCTGTTCGGGGCCGAGCTCACGACCGTGGTGCGGGTGTGGATCGCGCTGGGTTTCGCCGGCATCGGCGTGGCCGTGGCCTCGATGGTGCGCGCCTCGTGGCTGAGGGTCGTGGCCGCATCGCTCGCCGCGGTGCTCTTTCTGGCCACCGCTGCCATGACCGTGAACCTCGACTTCGGCCAGTACCCCACCGTGCGCAGCGCCCTCGGCATCAGCGCCGTCGTCGACGAGAGCGTGAAGCCGCTACCCGACCCGGCGGCGGCCGATTCCTCGCTCGACACGTGGGTCGCTCCATCCGGCATGCCCACCAAGGGAACGCTCACCAGCGTGACCATCCCGGCCACGAAATCCGGCTTCGCGGCACGACCCGCCGTGGTGTATCTGCCGCCAGCGGCGCTCACGGCCGACCCGCCGAAGCTGCCCGTGCTCGTGATGCTGTCGGGCCAGCCGGGCACGCCGCAAGACCCACTCGTGACCGAGAAGCTCGGCAAGAGCCTCGACGAGTATGCCGCCGCCCACCAGGGGCTCGCCCCCATCGTGGTGTCGCCAGACCAGCTGGGCGACCCCTCGGCGAACCCCATGTGCGTCGACTCGAAGCTCGGCAACTCGGCGACGTATCTCACGGTCGACGTTCCCACCTGGATCAAGGCGAACCTCGGCGTGATCGACGACCCGCACTACTGGGGAATCGGCGGGCTGTCGCAGGGGGGAACGTGCGCGATGCAGTTCGGCACGGGCTACCCGAACCTGTTCTCGGTGATCCTCAACGCCTCGAGCGAGCAGTATCCGCGGGCCGGCAACCCCCAGGCCAGCGCCGATGCGGCGTTCGGAGGCAGCCTGGAGAAGTATCAGGCCGCCTGGCCAGAGAACATCATGAAGGCGCACGGCCCGTACCCCGACACGTTCGCCGTGTTCGGGGTGGGCTCGGAGGACGACAAGTTCATGCCCGGCGTGAAGAAGCTCTACGCCGATGCCACCGCCGCCGGAATGACCGCCACCTATCTCGAGGCCCCCGGCAGCGCGCACGATGTGACCACCTGGACCTATGTGTTCTCGAAGGGGCTCGTTCTCATCGCCGACCACTGGAACCTGAACCGGTAG
- a CDS encoding SGNH/GDSL hydrolase family protein, whose protein sequence is MNTSITRSGVAAALLLAASMAVVPAAAATAAPAATSPAKTVNYVALGDSYAAGQGLTTLTGQPAAGCNQTAEDYPHQVAAKLGYSLTDVTCAGAVTENIDKTSQSVTSATGPAQSVPQQASALNDSTNVVTVTIGGNDAGFSPVIQSCVALGAQGPVVGKNGGLKGNTCQEDYIKKGVDTLVKNIKDKVARHLEATYKAIKRAAPNAKIYVVGYPSLFPDAANTPAAGCYTALGSSGNDVPFTATDIAYLHSVEVQLNQTAAEQAAAVGLTYVDNVPATAANSMCPQGASAFVNGAELDPNTGAIGSGSLHPNLAGATFLASQTIDAIDATRR, encoded by the coding sequence GTGAACACATCCATCACACGTTCAGGGGTAGCAGCCGCGCTGCTTCTCGCCGCCTCGATGGCGGTGGTTCCCGCAGCCGCAGCCACGGCCGCCCCCGCAGCCACGTCCCCTGCGAAGACGGTGAACTATGTCGCCCTGGGCGACTCGTACGCCGCAGGTCAGGGGCTGACGACGCTCACCGGTCAGCCGGCCGCCGGCTGCAATCAGACCGCGGAGGATTACCCTCACCAGGTTGCGGCGAAGCTGGGATACAGCCTCACCGATGTGACCTGCGCGGGTGCCGTCACCGAGAACATCGACAAGACGTCGCAGTCCGTGACCTCTGCGACGGGCCCGGCGCAATCGGTTCCTCAGCAGGCATCTGCACTCAACGACAGCACGAACGTCGTCACGGTCACCATCGGGGGCAACGACGCTGGCTTCTCGCCGGTGATCCAGTCGTGTGTCGCCCTGGGGGCTCAGGGCCCCGTGGTGGGCAAGAATGGCGGGCTCAAGGGCAACACGTGCCAGGAGGACTACATCAAGAAGGGTGTCGACACCCTGGTGAAGAACATCAAAGACAAGGTGGCGAGGCACCTCGAGGCGACATACAAGGCCATCAAGAGGGCGGCTCCGAACGCCAAGATCTACGTGGTCGGCTACCCGTCGTTGTTCCCCGATGCAGCCAACACCCCGGCGGCGGGCTGCTACACCGCGCTGGGCTCGTCCGGCAACGACGTTCCCTTCACGGCGACCGACATCGCCTACCTGCATTCCGTCGAGGTTCAGCTGAACCAGACGGCGGCCGAGCAGGCCGCCGCCGTCGGTCTCACCTACGTCGACAACGTGCCGGCGACGGCGGCGAACAGCATGTGCCCGCAGGGTGCGAGCGCCTTCGTCAACGGCGCTGAGCTCGACCCCAACACCGGTGCGATCGGCTCCGGTTCGCTGCACCCCAACCTCGCGGGGGCGACCTTCCTGGCCTCGCAGACGATCGACGCGATCGACGCGACACGTCGCTGA